CTGTTCGAAGTAGCTGCACGTCACGCCGCCGGCATTGGCCAGGAAGTCAGGGATCACCAGGATTCCGCGTTCCTCCAGCACGGCGTCGGCATCCGGCGTCGTCGGGCCGTTGGCGCCTTCGGCGACCACCTTGACCTTTTTCGAGATTCGTGATGCGCCCTGCGCCGTGATCTGGTTCTCCAGGGCCGCCGGCAGGAGGATGTCCACTTCACGATCGATCCAGTCTTCGCCCGGCAGGATCTCGTAGCCGAGGTCTCTGGCCCGTGTACTGTCGATTCCGCCGAAACGATCGGTGTTCACGCGAAGCTCGTTCAGGTCGATACCGTTCGCCTTGAAAAACGCATAGGATGTCTGTTCCTTCTGGTTCCAACTCGAGACGCATACGGTCTTTCCACCCAGACTGTGGTACAGGTCGATGGCGTGTTGCGCAACGTTCCCGAATCCCTGAATACTGGCCGTAGTGGTCGCCGGATCGATTCCCAGTTCGCTCAGGGCCTCACGCAGGCAATAGACGATTCCGTAGCCGGTTGCCTCGGTCCGGCCTAGGGATCCTCCCATACCCACCGGCTTGCCGGTGATCATTCCGGGGTAGTGTCCACCGTGGATCAATTCGAACTCATCGAGCATCCAGATCATGTGCTGGGGGGTCGTCATCACGTCGGGAGCCGGGACATCGGTGAAGGGACCGATGTTCTTCGCCAATTGTCTCACCCATCCGCGGCAGATAGCTTCCTGTTCACGGGTGCTTAGGTTGTGAGGATCACAGATCACGCCGCCTTTGGCTCCACCAAGCGGTATGTCTGCCACGGCGCACTTCCAGGTCATCCACATGGAAAGGGCTCGCACCGTATCGATGGTC
The nucleotide sequence above comes from bacterium. Encoded proteins:
- a CDS encoding Glu/Leu/Phe/Val dehydrogenase, with the translated sequence MKKHIRVLGTVDRSGTVATDSSFNAFEMARKQFDKVAGLIDLDVGTRELLRTPMREYHFTIPVRMDDGKIKTFRGFRVQHNDARGPCKGGVRFHPLETIDTVRALSMWMTWKCAVADIPLGGAKGGVICDPHNLSTREQEAICRGWVRQLAKNIGPFTDVPAPDVMTTPQHMIWMLDEFELIHGGHYPGMITGKPVGMGGSLGRTEATGYGIVYCLREALSELGIDPATTTASIQGFGNVAQHAIDLYHSLGGKTVCVSSWNQKEQTSYAFFKANGIDLNELRVNTDRFGGIDSTRARDLGYEILPGEDWIDREVDILLPAALENQITAQGASRISKKVKVVAEGANGPTTPDADAVLEERGILVIPDFLANAGGVTCSYFEQVQCNMNYFWTRDDVLTKLDSKMTSAYKSISDLSRRQKISMRDAAYVIAINRVAAACRDRGWS